The stretch of DNA GcttcttttctttaaactgACAAACCTTTGTAAACTACTTTTATAGTTTTTGCTGTGCCTGCATCTTTAGCCTGATCTGGACTCCTCCATTGTATAAACAAAACGTATTATTGATGTCAGAGTAGTAGCAGAAGGGGTGGTTGTCAGTTAGTTGCATCATTTGAGTTGTTGGAATTGGCAGCTTCATGTACAGTAATACAAAGGACATGGGTGCATGCTGTAATCCAGCTGTGTTTTGGCAACATGTGCACCACAGTGTTGAAGCTTAGTGGACCTGTATGAGCCTCTTTGTCATTATTATACACAAAAAATACCCTGTAAACAGATAAAATATTTACTAAACATATGAATACTTCACCGTACAATGTGCTGCAGTTTCTTAGAGATGAAACTGTTCATCTTAGAGTATGGTGCCTTTCTGCAGCCAACTCTGATCTTTACACTTTTGTTCCACAGATCTCTGTTTAAAGATCATGTTGCTATTTCTGCTTAATATCTGACCTCTGGCCTTCCACCGCATTTCCCACCATCCCAGCAGAGGTCTGGTTCTATTGGCTGGGCTAATATGTCTATCAGAGCATGAATGCCTCTGACAGGCAGAAAGGAAAGGAGGCATGTCTGCTATGCACTGCCACTATCCCTGATGCTATAAAAAGAGTGGTATGCTGGCTTGGGCTCACTgttggtcagtgtgtgtgtgtgtgtgcacaactTAGGGCTGAGGGAACTGTGTTTGGTGTTAAACTCAGGAGACACACTGTAAATATGGCTGCTACCCATCGTTTGGTTATTGTCCGTCACGGTGAGAGCGCCTGGAACCAAGAGAACCGCTTCTGCGGCTGGTTCGATGCTGACCTCAGTGAGAAGGGTGTGGAGGAGGCCAAGCGTGGAGCCCTGGCTATCAAAGACGCAGGCCTCAAGTTTGATGTTTGCTATACCTCCGTGCTAAAACGTGCTGTCAAGACCCTGTGGACCATCATGGAAGGCACGGACCAGATGTGGCTGCCTGTGATTCGTACCTGGCGTCTGAATGAGCGTCACTACGGAGGCCTTACTGGTCTGAACAAGGCCGAGACGGCTGAAAAGCACGGCGAGGAGCAGGTGAAGATCTGGCGCCGCTCCTTTGACATTCCACCTCCACCCATGGACAAGGACCATCCTTACAACAAAGTCATCAGCGAGGTGAGACAACTGACACTAAGGGAGGAAAGTGTTAAATCATTTAGAACAAGCAGCAATACATTAATGTGATTTCCCTCACTAATCAGAGGAATGTCATGAAGCATTAACTGGCatcactttattttaaagtgcccCTATGTTCTGTAACTGCTGTCAATTGTTATGGAAGTGAACTACTTTTTTTCTACTTCCAGTCCCGGCGCTACAAGAACCTGAAGCCCGGTGAGCTCCCCACATGTGAGTCACTGAAGGACACCATTGCCCGCGCCCTGCCTTTCTGGAACGATGTCATCGCACCCGAAATCAAGGCAGGAAAGAACGTTATCATCGCTGCCCACGGCAACAGCCTACGGGGCATCGTCAAGCACTTAGAGGGTGAGCATTACAGTTTGTAGGTGGACagagctttgaaaaaaaataaagttctgcTAGAAAAAGTAGAAATGAATATTGACGTTATAAAATCTAACACCACAAAATAGCAAAGAATACTTCTGTTTGAAAATAGCTCAATGCCTAAATGATCACACTtgtctttacacacacacacacacacacacacacacacacacacacacacacacacacacacccacacaacgcacacacccacaacacacacacacacacacacacacacacacacacacacacacacacagagttgtaGATTACAGAACTTAAAAATAGCATGCAGGGACTCAGCTCAGGGACAGGGTCATGAGCTGGGTTCCCATTACAGTCACGACCTTTATGTAGAAAGGTTGTACTTTTTTCAAGGAGTGGACAGACATGGATAAGAGATGGCTAGAGAGCCTAAAGGGCAATAGTAAATGTCAGATAGGTGTGGGGGGTGTCAAGGATGACAGAAAGAAATAGATCAAGTTTCTTAGATCATATATTACAGATCGGCAATGGCTGTAATTAAAATAAGCTTCCTGTCTGCCTAGTTTAGACCCAGACAGCCTTTTATTGGATCAATTACATTCCCTCAGTTGTTTGCTATTCCCGTGTCTACCCATCtggtctgtctgcctgtctcccCAGGTATGTCTGATGCAGCCATCATGGAGCTGAACCTGCCCACAGGAATCCCGATTGTGTACGAGCTGGACGCAAACCTGAAGCCTGTAAAGCCCATGGCATTCCTCGGGGATGAGGAAACCGTAAAGAAGGCCATGGAGGCCGTGGCTGCCCAGGGCAAAGCCAAGAAGTAAGCCTGTTCTGGAGGCTGTGACGAGGCAGAAAAAGAGACTATTCCCCCTTTGGCCTTCAACCTTTCCTGTTATGGATTTGTTCAGCCGTGTAGTCCATTCCATCTGGAGAAATGTTTAAAGATGGGCCATTTTTAGCACAGTAGCTCTGTTTGTTTAAATGACAGAGATGACCTGTCAATCAATGCAGACAGCTGGGCCCCACCATTTATGCAGACATCCACACAGCACTCACCCCTTTTAAATTGTAGCCAAGCCCGGCGTTGTGGGCCTCACCACTCTGGCCCAACCAATAAAGAAACCTTGTTTTTATGTAGGACTGTGTCTGTTTAATTTCTCTCCTTACCTTatatcaatttctttttttctactcCAAATGACATGGTCATCCTGATCTATTATTCCTCTTCAGTTTCCTATTTGGAAATCAGTGGTTTCAGCAAAGTGCACAGGTGCTGTGAAATCGTATCCAGTGGGTAGAGAGGAGGGGATGAgggggaaagagacagagaaacaagtCAATGGGTTCATTCTGGCAGCATTCCCACGATGCAGGAAAGAGCtcgtctgagttttttttacctccTCTACAGTCAGATCACACGAGAACCAAAATTGAAGACAAATTTCAAGTAATTGCCCATTATACATAAACTACAGACAGGtaacaaattaaaagaaaacccCGAATATGTAACAAATACATATGGTTCCATACAAGTGTCCTTTTCCTGGCATTGTTGAGTGGTTACCTTTATTCCATGATGAAACATTTTTATCCTGTTAGGAGTGGTCTCTTTCAGGACGATAATTCCTCCATCAGGATTGCTAGGTGGAAGGAATATGACAAGTATGTCTAATGTTACAGAGCACTCTCCACCACCACAACACTGAGTGAGATATTATGTTGGAAGAAAACTTTCTCCAGTAGTTCCAGAAACTTAAAAATCTATGCCATGGAGAACTGAAGCTTGTCTTTCATTTGTGGGGCCCAAACTTCATTATGTACTTCAACATGAAAGACCTTTTAGAACTCCATTCCATATACTTTAAAGGACTTTTTGTCAGGCACTATTAGGACTCTGACAATAGCTGTTGGAGATCACACATATTGACTGATTCCAGTCTGTGTGCTGACAGCAAtccttttccctcttttcttcaCATCACAATACGGCACCAGTATTAAATGATGAATAGCATTCAACACATAGGTTTATTTTGGGATTAGCAGTCTTACAGTTTATCCATTACAAATATTTCTTTGAGTATTAAACAACATGACATTATGTTGAATAAGTAAAACGCACAGTATCAGACACAAGAGTTCTCCAGGACTACAGAGGGAGGGAAGGTAAATGAGCCTGGTTCAGAGTTCTAACTAATGTTGTCCTGCCATCTACTGGCAACTAAGGGGAACGCCAGCTAACTGTGTGAGTGAATTAATGACCACATCAGTCCAGAAAACgttaaaatattaattattgCCATGTCTGAAAGCTAGGTCTTAGGATTTGGAGTTTGAAAACATTGACTGACCAGGTGAAATTCAGATTTTTGTCCTTTGGACAGTTCGCAGGTAGTCTCAGAAGCTGGCCCATACACAGCAtcttttcactttcatttcaaAGGTCATTATTAAAGCAGTTTAAATTCACCAAGTTATAAATAACAAAGTCCTCATTATCCTAGAAGGGTTTTGAGGAGGCAGACAGGCCCTGTACCATAAATCAGATGAAAAGTGTGTTCTATCGGTGACAGGCTTTGATGTTGTTCAGGATGTTTGGTGCAATCGATGTTCAAACAGGCTCAGGAGCTCAGTCATGGTTTACGTCTGAGGTGTTTTaatcagcagcagttttagcagtGGTTTTTCTCTTGAAATGCTTGAAGAAGCTCGGGAGAGATGCTATCTTTGTTGGGTTCTTCT from Etheostoma spectabile isolate EspeVRDwgs_2016 chromosome 16, UIUC_Espe_1.0, whole genome shotgun sequence encodes:
- the pgam2 gene encoding phosphoglycerate mutase 2; the encoded protein is MAATHRLVIVRHGESAWNQENRFCGWFDADLSEKGVEEAKRGALAIKDAGLKFDVCYTSVLKRAVKTLWTIMEGTDQMWLPVIRTWRLNERHYGGLTGLNKAETAEKHGEEQVKIWRRSFDIPPPPMDKDHPYNKVISESRRYKNLKPGELPTCESLKDTIARALPFWNDVIAPEIKAGKNVIIAAHGNSLRGIVKHLEGMSDAAIMELNLPTGIPIVYELDANLKPVKPMAFLGDEETVKKAMEAVAAQGKAKK